From the Dendrosporobacter quercicolus genome, one window contains:
- a CDS encoding cob(I)yrinic acid a,c-diamide adenosyltransferase, producing MLRKGYIQVYTGAGKGKTTAAIGLAIRALGAGLRVLLLQFMKSKVYSEHNLLPHISPNLTWETLGKPFFIAHEGAMTAEELAKWGDDVVVFPPGKPPREYLAVVQSGIERAKTAVSGGQYDLVILDEINVAMLFELVTWQQMQEILTLRRPEVELVLTGRGAPQELIDQADLVTEMKEIKHYYQQGVEARTGIEN from the coding sequence ATGCTGCGTAAGGGATATATCCAGGTATACACTGGAGCTGGCAAAGGAAAAACCACGGCAGCCATCGGCCTGGCAATCCGGGCTCTGGGGGCCGGGCTGCGCGTACTTTTGCTACAGTTTATGAAAAGCAAGGTTTACAGCGAGCATAACCTTTTGCCGCATATTTCCCCAAATCTGACTTGGGAAACACTGGGTAAACCATTTTTTATCGCCCATGAAGGGGCAATGACGGCCGAGGAACTAGCCAAGTGGGGGGATGACGTGGTTGTTTTTCCGCCGGGAAAGCCGCCCCGCGAGTATCTGGCGGTCGTTCAGAGCGGCATTGAACGGGCCAAGACAGCGGTAAGCGGAGGCCAGTATGACCTGGTGATACTAGATGAAATTAATGTGGCCATGCTGTTTGAACTGGTCACCTGGCAGCAAATGCAGGAAATCCTTACACTCAGGCGACCGGAGGTCGAACTGGTTTTGACCGGGCGGGGCGCACCGCAGGAACTGATTGACCAGGCTGATCTGGTGACTGAGATGAAAGAAATCAAGCACTATTATCAACAAGGGGTGGAAGCCAGAACGGGTATTGAAAATTAA
- a CDS encoding putative quinol monooxygenase, which produces MVVLVATMKAKQGREAELETVLKSMIPMVEQESGTVQYCLHRSQEEPGKFLFYEKYTDKAALDFHSTTPYLRDLFKKLAPLLAEKSAIDLYEEVASIKR; this is translated from the coding sequence ATGGTTGTTTTAGTAGCGACAATGAAAGCAAAACAAGGCCGGGAAGCTGAACTTGAAACGGTTTTAAAGTCAATGATACCAATGGTTGAGCAGGAGTCGGGCACCGTACAGTATTGCCTGCACCGTTCGCAGGAGGAGCCGGGCAAATTTTTATTTTACGAAAAATATACGGACAAAGCAGCCTTGGACTTTCATAGTACCACCCCGTATCTGCGGGACTTGTTCAAAAAGCTGGCACCGTTGCTGGCTGAAAAGTCAGCCATTGATTTATACGAAGAGGTTGCAAGCATAAAAAGATAG
- a CDS encoding Bcr/CflA family multidrug efflux MFS transporter, giving the protein MSYDHQTTAAAAVEQPSRRQVLWMAFVLGTLAAFGPLSIDMYLPALPHLVRDLHSTTSLAQLSLTACLLGIALGQIFVGPVSDVLGRKGPLMAGLAFYVLSSLLCVVAPTIELFIVMRFIQGLAGSAGVVISRAAVRDLYSGPELTRFFSLLMLVNGVAPVIAPVLGGQVLQFTSWRGIFVILTGLGVIMAAVVLWGFRETLPLSLRSKGGLDNTLHGFRDLIHNRKFMGYALVQGFSIAAMFAYISGSPFVLQNMFNVSPQMFSLLFAINSIGIIIASQMTGRLAGRIREGKLLISGLTLAFFSSLVLLVTTLLGGGLYTLLIPLFFTVASVGIIGTSSFSLAMQDQARAAGSASALIGLLSFVLGGVMAPFVGIAGSHTALPMAVTIAVAETAAVFCYWSLVAKSGKSN; this is encoded by the coding sequence ATGAGCTATGATCATCAAACAACTGCAGCCGCTGCTGTTGAGCAGCCTTCCCGCCGGCAGGTTCTCTGGATGGCTTTTGTTTTAGGGACGCTGGCCGCCTTTGGCCCGCTGTCAATTGATATGTACTTGCCGGCGCTGCCCCATCTGGTTCGTGATTTACATTCGACCACTTCACTGGCTCAGCTCAGCCTGACCGCCTGTTTGCTTGGCATTGCCCTGGGGCAAATCTTTGTAGGGCCGGTCAGCGATGTGCTGGGCAGAAAAGGGCCTTTAATGGCTGGTCTCGCCTTTTATGTTCTGTCCTCGCTGCTCTGTGTCGTAGCGCCCACCATTGAGCTGTTTATTGTCATGAGATTTATTCAGGGCCTGGCCGGCTCAGCCGGGGTTGTTATCTCCCGCGCCGCCGTACGCGATCTTTATTCCGGTCCGGAGCTGACCCGCTTCTTTTCCTTGTTAATGCTGGTCAACGGCGTTGCCCCGGTCATTGCTCCTGTTCTGGGCGGCCAGGTCTTGCAGTTCACTTCCTGGCGGGGCATCTTTGTCATCCTGACCGGGTTAGGCGTAATAATGGCCGCTGTTGTATTATGGGGCTTCCGGGAAACACTGCCGTTAAGCCTCCGCTCCAAAGGCGGTCTCGACAATACGCTGCATGGGTTCCGCGACTTAATCCATAACCGTAAATTTATGGGTTATGCCTTGGTCCAGGGCTTTTCAATCGCGGCTATGTTTGCCTATATCTCAGGCTCGCCGTTTGTTTTGCAGAACATGTTTAACGTTTCGCCGCAGATGTTCAGCCTGCTGTTTGCCATCAACAGCATTGGCATCATCATTGCCAGCCAAATGACCGGGCGGCTGGCCGGCCGTATCCGGGAAGGGAAACTGCTCATCAGCGGCCTGACGCTGGCCTTCTTCTCCAGCCTGGTCTTGCTTGTCACGACCTTGCTCGGCGGCGGCCTGTATACGCTTCTGATTCCGCTCTTCTTTACGGTAGCCAGTGTTGGTATTATCGGCACCAGCAGCTTTTCTCTGGCTATGCAGGATCAGGCCAGGGCGGCCGGCAGCGCCTCAGCGCTGATCGGCCTGTTATCATTCGTCTTGGGCGGCGTTATGGCGCCGTTTGTCGGCATAGCCGGCAGCCATACCGCCCTGCCTATGGCTGTGACGATTGCGGTTGCCGAAACGGCGGCGGTGTTCTGCTATTGGAGCCTTGTCGCCAAATCCGGAAAAAGCAATTAA
- a CDS encoding ABC transporter ATP-binding protein, producing MQFLYKYSKKYGKQFWTAVFFVTMEAFCDLLQPTIMARVIDVGVAGRRMDTVFEMGGLMLLVTAAGAVAAAGRNIISSQVSQRIGAELRSDLYQTIQGMPFSVLDKLDKASLVTRLTNDVTQVQAFVNSLMRISLKAPLLCIGGLIMAVSLNARLAVVLAVIVPVIILLIGMNMKIGFPLFFRVQTALDQVNGVMREYLSGVRVVKAFNRFADEQKKFAQANDRLQADTVTAMRVMAVFGPGVILTLNLGVIAVLWLGGLGVGSGQIQVGQVVAFINYMMQILYSLMIISLVFNLFVRARASADRIGEVLLRDGGPAEAVRAAAAGLASGGQVEFYDVGFSYEKDGEPVLRNIDLSCKSGEMMGIVGSTGAGKSTLVKLIPRFYDPDSGSVKINGQDIKTVAPQHLRDKIAIVPQNTVLFTGTVLDNIRWGKKTADFAEITAAAQIAEAHGFIMELADGYQTRLGQNGVNLSGGQKQRIAIARALLRIPEILVLDDCTSAVDAATEAKIKQSIRQYADGCTRIIIAQRITAVMDADIIAVLDKGRIVGRGTHSELLAACSIYRELWESQLGMEVKRHG from the coding sequence ATGCAATTTTTATATAAATACAGCAAGAAATATGGTAAACAATTCTGGACTGCGGTATTTTTTGTGACGATGGAGGCTTTCTGCGATCTTTTACAGCCGACCATTATGGCCAGGGTTATAGATGTCGGCGTAGCGGGGCGGCGGATGGATACGGTGTTTGAAATGGGCGGTTTGATGCTGCTCGTTACGGCGGCCGGGGCTGTTGCCGCCGCCGGACGCAATATTATTTCCAGCCAGGTATCGCAAAGGATTGGCGCAGAGCTAAGAAGCGATCTTTACCAGACCATTCAGGGTATGCCGTTCAGCGTACTGGACAAGCTGGATAAAGCGTCGCTCGTCACCCGGCTTACCAACGATGTCACGCAGGTTCAGGCCTTTGTCAACAGCCTGATGAGAATTTCATTAAAAGCGCCGCTGTTATGTATTGGCGGGCTTATTATGGCGGTTAGTTTAAACGCCAGGCTGGCAGTAGTGCTGGCTGTCATTGTGCCGGTCATTATCCTGCTGATTGGCATGAATATGAAAATTGGCTTTCCGTTGTTTTTCAGGGTGCAGACAGCGCTTGACCAGGTCAATGGCGTTATGCGGGAGTATTTGTCCGGGGTCAGAGTAGTGAAGGCATTTAACCGGTTTGCCGATGAACAGAAGAAGTTTGCTCAGGCCAATGACCGCCTGCAAGCCGATACGGTCACTGCCATGCGGGTGATGGCAGTCTTTGGGCCGGGCGTCATCCTCACGCTGAACCTGGGCGTTATTGCGGTGCTGTGGCTGGGCGGCCTGGGTGTCGGCAGCGGGCAGATCCAAGTGGGGCAAGTGGTTGCTTTCATCAATTATATGATGCAAATCCTGTATTCACTCATGATCATCTCACTGGTATTTAATTTGTTTGTGCGGGCCAGGGCCTCAGCCGACCGGATTGGCGAAGTGCTGCTGCGGGACGGCGGACCGGCGGAGGCGGTCAGGGCGGCAGCAGCTGGACTGGCCTCAGGCGGTCAGGTGGAGTTTTATGATGTCGGCTTCAGTTATGAAAAAGACGGTGAGCCGGTTTTAAGGAATATTGATTTAAGCTGCAAATCTGGTGAAATGATGGGCATTGTTGGCTCAACCGGCGCAGGTAAAAGCACTCTGGTTAAGCTTATTCCCCGTTTTTATGACCCTGATTCGGGCAGCGTCAAAATCAACGGGCAGGATATCAAAACAGTTGCGCCGCAGCACTTGCGGGATAAAATTGCCATTGTGCCGCAAAACACCGTATTATTTACCGGAACGGTTTTGGATAATATCCGGTGGGGTAAAAAAACAGCCGATTTTGCCGAAATTACGGCAGCAGCCCAAATCGCTGAGGCGCATGGCTTTATTATGGAGCTTGCCGATGGCTATCAGACCAGACTGGGGCAAAATGGCGTTAATTTATCAGGCGGCCAAAAACAGCGTATTGCCATTGCCCGGGCCTTACTGCGAATACCGGAAATTCTCGTGCTGGATGATTGTACCAGTGCGGTTGATGCGGCGACTGAAGCCAAAATTAAACAGTCCATCCGGCAATATGCCGACGGCTGCACCCGGATCATCATCGCTCAGCGGATTACCGCCGTAATGGACGCTGATATCATCGCGGTGCTGGATAAGGGCCGGATTGTGGGCCGGGGGACACATTCTGAACTGCTGGCCGCCTGTTCAATATACCGGGAACTATGGGAGTCTCAACTGGGCATGGAGGTGAAGCGGCATGGCTAA
- a CDS encoding ABC transporter ATP-binding protein: protein MANQPMTGGRLSRRGKKTGSKAKSFTGTLRRLWRYLAAEKNCLAIISLLVCVDILLTLLGPYLIGVYVDAIAVDSGAIDFDLLKLLLVILGGAYVGESVLAFVKNWLMAGVSQRVVGELRRSLFGKLQKLPVAFFDRHPHGELMSRLANDIDQVSGTIAQSSVQLISGFIAITGSFIMMLVLSPLLTLASLITVPLVLLLSRTIARKTAVLFKEQQVQLGRLNSQVEETVSGIEVIRAFNYEQQAIDEFKTINQELTAVGTKAQIWSGFMMPLMNVINNIGFAAIAIAGGALAVQEVVTVGIIASFISYSRQFVRPLNDLGNIYNILQSGVAGAERVFEILDEQEELPDQRGAKLLAQPRGQVAFENVSFGYQEGLPILHNIHFSVKAGSVTALVGPTGAGKTTIINLLTRFYDVNSGRILIDGGDIREYSRDSLRKCFGIVLQDTYLFSGTIRDNIKYGRPEAADEEVKAAALQANAHYFIERLPRQYDTILTENGGNLSHGEKQLLALARVILTNPAILILDEATSSIDTRTEFYIQDALRRMMAGRTSFVIAHRLNTIRHADVILVISRGTIVEQGRHEELLAQRGAYYRLQQPLTEQFQDQAAIR, encoded by the coding sequence ATGGCTAATCAGCCGATGACCGGCGGCAGGCTTAGCCGCCGGGGCAAAAAAACGGGCAGCAAGGCCAAAAGTTTTACCGGGACACTGCGGCGGCTGTGGCGCTACCTGGCGGCTGAAAAAAACTGTCTGGCCATCATTTCATTGCTGGTATGCGTTGATATTCTGCTGACTTTACTCGGCCCCTATCTAATCGGCGTTTACGTTGACGCGATTGCAGTAGACAGCGGCGCAATTGATTTTGACCTGCTCAAGCTGCTGCTGGTTATTCTTGGCGGGGCGTATGTTGGCGAAAGCGTCCTGGCCTTTGTCAAGAACTGGCTGATGGCCGGGGTGTCACAGCGGGTGGTCGGGGAACTCAGACGAAGTCTATTTGGAAAACTGCAAAAATTGCCGGTCGCTTTTTTTGACCGTCATCCCCACGGCGAATTGATGAGCAGGCTGGCGAATGATATTGATCAGGTGAGCGGCACGATAGCGCAGTCTTCGGTTCAACTTATCAGCGGCTTTATTGCAATTACCGGCTCTTTCATTATGATGCTGGTTTTGAGCCCCCTGCTGACCTTAGCCAGCCTGATTACCGTACCGCTCGTACTGCTGCTTAGCAGAACCATTGCCCGCAAAACGGCAGTGTTGTTTAAAGAACAGCAGGTTCAACTGGGCCGGCTGAATTCACAGGTCGAGGAAACGGTTTCCGGGATTGAAGTAATCCGGGCCTTTAATTATGAACAACAGGCAATCGATGAGTTCAAGACGATCAATCAGGAGCTGACGGCGGTGGGTACCAAGGCCCAGATCTGGTCCGGCTTTATGATGCCGTTAATGAACGTAATCAACAATATCGGTTTTGCCGCCATTGCCATTGCCGGCGGGGCGCTGGCTGTGCAGGAGGTCGTTACGGTCGGAATTATTGCCAGCTTTATCAGTTACTCGCGGCAATTTGTCCGGCCCTTAAATGATCTGGGCAATATTTATAATATTTTGCAGTCCGGCGTCGCCGGTGCGGAACGGGTATTCGAGATCCTGGACGAACAAGAAGAACTACCTGATCAGCGCGGAGCAAAACTGCTGGCGCAGCCCCGGGGTCAGGTAGCATTTGAAAATGTCAGCTTCGGTTATCAGGAAGGCCTGCCGATTCTGCACAATATTCATTTTAGTGTGAAGGCAGGCAGCGTTACGGCGCTGGTCGGGCCTACCGGAGCAGGCAAGACTACCATCATTAATCTGCTGACCCGCTTTTATGACGTCAATTCCGGCCGTATTCTTATTGATGGCGGCGATATCCGGGAGTATAGCCGGGACAGCCTGCGTAAATGCTTCGGCATAGTGCTTCAGGATACGTATCTGTTTTCCGGTACGATCAGGGATAATATCAAATATGGCAGGCCGGAGGCCGCTGACGAAGAGGTTAAAGCGGCAGCCCTTCAGGCCAATGCCCATTATTTTATCGAACGGCTGCCCCGGCAGTATGACACAATACTGACCGAAAACGGCGGCAATCTCAGTCATGGAGAGAAACAGCTGCTGGCTCTCGCCCGCGTTATTCTGACCAATCCGGCCATTCTCATTCTGGATGAGGCTACGAGCAGTATTGATACAAGAACCGAGTTCTATATCCAGGATGCGCTGCGGCGGATGATGGCCGGCCGGACTTCATTCGTCATTGCCCACCGGCTGAATACCATCCGTCACGCCGACGTTATTCTGGTTATTAGCCGCGGCACCATTGTCGAACAGGGCCGGCATGAGGAACTGCTGGCGCAGCGGGGTGCATATTATCGGCTGCAGCAACCTCTGACCGAGCAGTTTCAGGACCAGGCGGCTATTCGTTAG
- the fumC gene encoding class II fumarate hydratase — MAEYRIEKDSLGEVKVPADKLWGAQTQRSWENFRIGTEKMPLEMVAVFGILKQAAATVNQELGLLDAARADAIRSACAELLEGKLAGNFPLSVWQTGSGTQFNMNINEVIAHRAEQILTAAGQPLKVHPNDHVNRSQSSNDIFPTGLHVLGLTLLHSQLFPALTALLETLRSKAAEFQDIVKIGRTHLMDATPLTLGQEISGWSGMLERNRAMLTTGINFLRSLAMGGTAVGTGINSHPEFAVKIAAEISRLTGEQFETSPNKFHALTSKDELVVVHGMLKALAADLMKIANDVRWLASGPRCGIGEITIPANEPGSSIMPSKVNPTQAEALTMIVTQVFGNDATISFAASQGNFQLNVFMPVIAYNLVQTVRLLSDGMNSFNANCAAGIRPNLPKIEFNLHQSLILITGLVPLIGYDKAAEIAKKAAADGITLKAAALATGYVSEADYDHYMNPARLIKANE; from the coding sequence ATGGCAGAATATCGAATTGAGAAAGACTCTCTGGGCGAGGTAAAAGTTCCGGCCGATAAACTATGGGGCGCCCAAACCCAGCGCAGTTGGGAGAACTTCCGGATCGGCACTGAAAAAATGCCGTTGGAAATGGTAGCGGTATTCGGTATACTCAAACAGGCCGCCGCCACCGTTAATCAGGAGCTGGGCTTATTGGACGCCGCCCGGGCCGACGCCATCCGGTCGGCGTGCGCCGAACTGCTGGAGGGAAAGCTGGCCGGGAATTTCCCGTTGTCGGTTTGGCAAACAGGCAGCGGCACCCAATTCAACATGAACATTAATGAGGTGATCGCCCACCGGGCCGAACAAATATTAACGGCCGCCGGTCAGCCGCTGAAGGTCCATCCCAATGACCATGTCAACCGTTCCCAAAGCTCTAACGACATTTTCCCTACCGGATTGCATGTTCTGGGGCTTACCCTCCTGCACAGCCAGTTGTTCCCGGCCTTGACCGCGCTGCTGGAAACACTCCGGAGCAAAGCCGCCGAGTTTCAGGATATTGTTAAAATCGGACGGACCCATCTGATGGACGCCACTCCCCTGACGCTGGGGCAGGAAATCTCCGGCTGGTCGGGCATGCTGGAACGAAACCGCGCGATGCTGACGACCGGAATTAATTTTCTGCGCTCTCTGGCGATGGGCGGTACCGCTGTGGGTACAGGGATCAATTCGCACCCAGAGTTTGCCGTAAAAATAGCCGCTGAAATCAGCCGGCTGACCGGTGAACAGTTTGAAACCTCACCGAATAAGTTTCATGCCCTGACCAGTAAGGATGAGCTTGTCGTTGTCCATGGCATGCTGAAGGCGCTGGCCGCCGATTTGATGAAAATTGCCAATGATGTACGCTGGCTGGCCAGCGGGCCGCGCTGCGGCATTGGTGAAATTACCATTCCGGCCAATGAGCCGGGCAGCTCCATTATGCCGTCCAAAGTTAATCCCACGCAGGCTGAGGCGCTCACCATGATTGTTACGCAGGTCTTCGGCAATGACGCCACAATCTCGTTTGCCGCCAGTCAGGGAAATTTCCAGCTTAACGTCTTTATGCCGGTAATTGCCTACAACCTGGTGCAAACCGTCCGGCTGCTCAGTGACGGCATGAATTCCTTTAACGCCAATTGCGCCGCCGGCATCCGGCCCAACCTGCCGAAAATTGAATTTAACCTGCACCAGTCGCTGATCTTAATTACCGGGCTGGTGCCCCTGATCGGTTATGATAAAGCGGCGGAAATAGCAAAAAAAGCGGCCGCTGACGGCATCACCCTAAAAGCGGCCGCTCTGGCTACCGGCTATGTAAGTGAAGCTGATTACGACCACTACATGAACCCGGCCCGCCTGATCAAGGCTAACGAATAG